A region of the Sporolituus thermophilus DSM 23256 genome:
CGGTCATCGCCCGACTGGGTGAAGATTGGGATTTCCTGGTCGCTGACCTGGGTATTGTATTCCTCGGCGATGACTTCGCACATCAATTTTTTCTTCGCTTTGGCCACGGCGTCGAGGATGGCCTGGGTAACGCCATAGCGCAGGGCGGTGTGAATCCGTTTGCCGGTAGCGGGGTCGCTTAAGCTGTCGATTTCCTCGGCCAGGGCCTTGAAAGAGGTGAGTTCGCGGCCCACCAGCCGGGGCTTGATGTACTCTTCAATCAGGGGAATAAAGTCGTTGGCGAGGAACAGGGGATCACGGCCGCCGGCGCCGCTGTACTGCACCGCGGCACAGTCGCCGTAGGCAACCTGACCGTCTTCCAGGACCAGCATAACCGAAACTGCCTCTCCGGCCTGGCGTACTGCGGTAAAGCCGGGAGTGATAGGATCGCCCAAATAGGTAAAGCCGTCATGGGCGGCGCCGGCTTTAATCGCCCGCTGGTCGTCAAAATAGAAGCCTGTCATCCCTTTAGCGCACACTACGTCGATTATTTTCATAAGCTACCTCTCCGTTCATGTTTTTTCAGTTTACGATTTAGCGCGGTCTGCCGACCAGGCGGCCATTGGAAATGGCGTAGATATCGTCAATCACCATCTGGAAGCTCGGGCTGCGGCCTTCGGCCTTGCCCCGCTCCTCAATTTTAGCGCGGTGGAAGTCGATAATGTCCTGGGTAAAGGGCAGGTTGCCTACGTCAAAGAGGCGAACGGCGCCGTTGTTGTCGCGAGCCGGCAGGATTTTGTTAAGATTGAACTTGCTGGGGGCAAACGGAACGTCCAGGACGCCGGCGGCAAAGGCCCGCACCGTGCCGACGGCGTAGTCGCCGCCGCCCAGTTCAAAGACTTTGTCCAGCAGGCAGCGCGTCTCGGCCTTAATGATCTCTATCTCGGCCTCCACTTCCTTGGTCAGGGGGAAGGGCTGGTCCCGCAGCATGTTAATCATTTGTTTGGTTGCCCTGAGGCCCTGGGCGTTAGCTTCCTTGGTCGGGATGCCCAGCGCCTCGTGCGGCGTCTTGACGATAACTTTGGTCGCCTTGGCCAGCGCAGCGGCCGCAGCGCCCCAGGAGATAACGGCAAAAGCTTTGGCCTCATCCTGCGGGAAACCGCCCATCCATTGATGGAATACCGTTGTCAGCACGCAATCGGTATAGCCGTGCTTGGCAAAATACTCCTCAGCCAGGGCTTCGAGGGCTTTGATTGCGGCCACGTCCTGGATAAGGTTGCCGCACTGGCCGTAGCCGAGGGTAATATTTTTAACGCCCTGCTCGGCCGCGAGGATGCCTTCAATAATGGCCACCGCGTGGGAAATACTGGGCGGAACAAGCGTACCGGTCAGGGGACCGAAGGGTTCGCGGTTGATTTCGATGCCGTGTTCCGCATAAATGCCGACCAGGCGGTCGCAGTACTGCCAGTCAAGAATGGTTTTTTCCAGGGAAACGCTTTTGGCATAGGGGATATTGTACGAAATGCCGCCGCCTTCGTAGGAAGTAAAGCCGCCGGCCAGCGTAATTTCGGCAAGGAGGCGGGCATCAGGCGTGCCATGCCGTACCTGCAGGGGGGCATCCACGTTTTCCACCACTTTGCGCACTCCGGCCACGCCGTGGTTAACGGCCGGAAAGCCATTAAGGAGGGAACGGCCAGCCCGCAGGCTTTCCTCGATACCGTGTTGCGCTTCCTTATACTGGTTCTGGCGGGTATAGCTGTCGATAGTGGTCGGCAGGAGGTCGGCTTCCCCCTCTTTTTTGAGGAAATTCAAGAGTTCGATATGGTCGTCGATCAGGGCAACACCGGCGCGGGGCTGGGTCAACGTTTCGCCGTTCTGTTTGGCCTTGACCAGCCGCTTGGCAAACTGCCGGTTGGCCGGAATATTTTCGTGGTACTTTATCGCCTCGTCAAAGTCCACGTCCTGGCCGGTAGGCCATTGCTTGAGCACTTCGGCCCGGACGGCATAAAATTCGTCATGCGTCCATTTCTTATTTTTCAGTTCCATGACTGTCCCTCCGAACAATGTATTTTTTCAGCATGCGCACAGCCGTATCAGGATAGTCTTCCCCCAGCAGCCCCATGGCCGCCATGATGTACTGCCGGTCGATCAGAAACTCCGGTTGCTGCGGTTTGAGAATATGGGGATTGGCTTCTTCAAATACAATTCCCCGGAGTATGGCTTCCGGGTGCGGATTGTTGATGATGACGCCGCCGGTGCCGACGACGGTGGTTACGCCGGTCAAATCTTTACCGGTCTGGACAAAGGTCGAGCCGAAGGGGGTAAAATAAGTTTCGAGCTGGCCGACATGCCGGTCGGCGCTTAGTTTGGTACACGCGCGGCCCATGGCGATTTCGATGCGCTCTTCTTCCGCCGTTTGCGGCAAGTATTCAATATTGGCCTCTACTTTGGCCACATAGGCAACCACTGCTTCCTCGCTGGTCTCCGCATAGCTACCGATCAAGCGCGCCCCTGCCGCTTTTAAAAGCGCCCCGGCGCTGTAACGCATGCCCAAATCGCCTTCTACCGTCCGTTTGGCAAACGGTTCGGGCAAGCCACGCAAGGCTACGGCCGGTTTGGACGGTTCGCCTTTGCCGATGGAATAGACGTCGGTAGTAGCGCCGCCAATGTCGACGACCATGAGATCACCCAGGCCAGGCTCATTGTCCGTGCCGCGGCTTAACAGTTCGGCCGCCCGCAGCACGGCTGCCGGCGTCGGCATTACCATGCGGTCGACAAACTTATTGGCCTTATTCAGGCCCTTGGCCTCAACGATGCGTTTCAAGAACACATCGCGGATGGTGGCCCGGGCCGGTTCAATATTAAGTTCATTTAAGCGGGGCATGACATTTTCGGTATGATAGACGTCCGTCATGGTCGCGGCCAGCATCTTGACCACCGCCGGCGCGACCGATTTATTGCCGGCGACCACGACCGGCACGTTCAGGCCAGATGCGGCCAGCATCTTGGCGTTGTGGAGAATTACCTCCTTATTGCCGCCGTCAGTGCCGCCGGCCAGCAAGATAATTTCCGGTTTTAGCCCAACGATTTCCTCAAGTTCATAGTCGCTGAGTTCATGACAGTACACGCCCAGTACCTTGGCGCCGGCGCCGAGCGCCGCCCGTTTGGCCGCCTCGGCCGTAAGCTCCGGCACCAGCCCAATGGCCACCATCTTCAGTCCGCCGGCGGCGCTGGAGCAGCCGAGCACCTTGGCAAACTCAAGGCGCCCCGTTGTGGCAAAAAGCTTGTCCAACGCCTGGTTGAGGCCTTCCATTATGTCGGTTTCGACGGTAGTAATCCCGCGAGCGGTGCCTAAGATAACCTCCCGCTCCACGTCTATTGCTGTAATCTTGGTATAGGTGCTGCCAAAATCGATCAGCAACACATTAGCCATGGAGAAGGCCCCTTTGCGCCAAATCATGCTTTAGGTCGGCAATGACCTTATCCGGCAGGGTGCCGGGCGCATACACGCGATCGTACCCCATTTCCTTGAATTTGGCTTCAACGGCGGCAAAGTCGGTCTTGCCGACA
Encoded here:
- a CDS encoding methylaspartate mutase subunit E, with protein sequence MELKNKKWTHDEFYAVRAEVLKQWPTGQDVDFDEAIKYHENIPANRQFAKRLVKAKQNGETLTQPRAGVALIDDHIELLNFLKKEGEADLLPTTIDSYTRQNQYKEAQHGIEESLRAGRSLLNGFPAVNHGVAGVRKVVENVDAPLQVRHGTPDARLLAEITLAGGFTSYEGGGISYNIPYAKSVSLEKTILDWQYCDRLVGIYAEHGIEINREPFGPLTGTLVPPSISHAVAIIEGILAAEQGVKNITLGYGQCGNLIQDVAAIKALEALAEEYFAKHGYTDCVLTTVFHQWMGGFPQDEAKAFAVISWGAAAAALAKATKVIVKTPHEALGIPTKEANAQGLRATKQMINMLRDQPFPLTKEVEAEIEIIKAETRCLLDKVFELGGGDYAVGTVRAFAAGVLDVPFAPSKFNLNKILPARDNNGAVRLFDVGNLPFTQDIIDFHRAKIEERGKAEGRSPSFQMVIDDIYAISNGRLVGRPR
- the glmL gene encoding methylaspartate mutase accessory protein GlmL; the protein is MANVLLIDFGSTYTKITAIDVEREVILGTARGITTVETDIMEGLNQALDKLFATTGRLEFAKVLGCSSAAGGLKMVAIGLVPELTAEAAKRAALGAGAKVLGVYCHELSDYELEEIVGLKPEIILLAGGTDGGNKEVILHNAKMLAASGLNVPVVVAGNKSVAPAVVKMLAATMTDVYHTENVMPRLNELNIEPARATIRDVFLKRIVEAKGLNKANKFVDRMVMPTPAAVLRAAELLSRGTDNEPGLGDLMVVDIGGATTDVYSIGKGEPSKPAVALRGLPEPFAKRTVEGDLGMRYSAGALLKAAGARLIGSYAETSEEAVVAYVAKVEANIEYLPQTAEEERIEIAMGRACTKLSADRHVGQLETYFTPFGSTFVQTGKDLTGVTTVVGTGGVIINNPHPEAILRGIVFEEANPHILKPQQPEFLIDRQYIMAAMGLLGEDYPDTAVRMLKKYIVRRDSHGTEK